cgactgctcatgcggccgccgaaagtcaccagagcacctcgctctctgccacaaaacccagaggtctttccgacactggccaaaacgccccccgacacctccaaccgacaggacagaggcagtcgcctaccttcgcagcctggaccccaagcagtttgttgaactactggagctcacaagcttctactcgcgggtctgcacgaggtaactccttcatttgtttcctcaacaaagtcttttggcacccgccaatcaccacacacctggaccccccgggaccccccgggaccctcacccccatgatggccggctcacacgtcggagacagctgtcatcaactggctactcagccctcgcatttacgaatgcatgaactgcaatctgtggagaaagatctttgtattatagaaaccatagcactgcacgtcccaataccccatgggaggtcgcaggagcaagctttcgcttgctccctgccggacgttaaatatatctacctacctacctaccccAGACGATGTTTGGTTCTTCCCCTGCCATAACCGACCTCCCATTGCCGATGGACTATTTTGATTTGCCGACAGCAACTGTTGCCCCAATAGCCATGGTGGCTGATCTACCTCCAGGTCCATCCATCGCCAGCACGTTCATCTGGCGAACACCCCTGTCATCCAACTTGAGCGAGAGTCTGCCCGGCTCAGAGCGTCAGTTTGCCGAAGCGGTTGTTCTGGACGTTGGTCGCTGGCAAAAGGAGTTGGACCGCTTCGAGCGATTGCAATTCCTCCGCCACGCACCCCATGACCTGGGGCCAGAGTTTCAGGATCTGCGACCCCTGCTAGAACGGTCACGCGAGTTGGAGAGGGAAAGAGCGGCCCTGGTCCGGTCGACTGGCACCACGTCTTGCGTGGACTGTCGCTGTCTGGTTCCTGACCGTGGGACCTGCGATCGCCTGGTAGAACACTATATGATTACCTTCGAGTCGGTGGTCCGCATTTTCCACGTTCCGTCCTTTCTTCAAGACCACCGAAATTACTGGCAAGACCCGCAGAGTGTGAGCGACTCCGTCGTTTGGAAACTTCTGCTGGTCATGGCAGTAGGCGTATTTGTTTCCCCTGGCTCTATAGAGCTGCAGTCGCAAGCCGCGGCGTGGATCGTCGGTGGTCAGCGGTGGCTCGCCCGTCGCAGCCTTGAACGTGTCCAATTTGATCTTGACACGCTTCAAATCAGTTGTCTGTTATTTGTGAATAGCCAAACCTCCCGAGTAGGAATAGAACCGGCTGGCCTTTTTAAGGAGACTCTGATCTGCATGGCAATGAAGCTGGGGCTCCACCAAGAGCCTAGCACGCATTTCCCCACCATGTGCGCCAGCGAGGCCGAGATACGACGCAGGCTGTGGGCCACTGTCCTTGAAATTGCCATTCAGTCCAGTTTTGACTCGGGCCTTCCTCCGTTGATCTCCTCCGAGGGCTATGACTGTACCGCGCCATCCAATCTGGATGATGCTGATCTGCTGGGTAATGGCTCTTTAGTACCCCAACCACTTACTGTCTTTACCCAGTCCACTGTATCGATGCTACTTGCCAACACACAGCGTATTCGTCTGCGTATTTTGCACCTCGTTAATGCGCCAGGAACCACTATTACCTACCAGGATGCGTTACAGTTGACAAGGGAGCTTCATGATATTAGCAATGCCAATCTCGCCTGTATGCAATCCCTGACCGCAACATCGACCGGACCCACGTACTTCCACATCAAAATTCTGGATATCTGTACCCGTCGCTTTCTGCTCGCGTTACATGCTCCGTTTGCTGGCCAAGCCAAGGCCGACCCGTGTTACTACTACTCCCGCAAGGTGCGTATGGAAGCAGCAGCCTTGCTGCTCTCCCATCCACTGCCGCAAATCGATGGCGGTGAGCCTACCCTAGTCGCCGACGACCACTACACACAACTCCTGCTGTGGGGAGATGAGATCTTTACCAACGCGCTCCGACATGCTGCCAGCACCCTCTGCCTCGATCTAATCGACAGCGTGATGGAAAATGCTTTCCCAGTGACCGATCGTGACTGCCATGATCAGCTGTACCAGGCTGTGCAGGACGCGATTGCGGTGTTTGAGCGCCGCGCGCATCGAAATCCGTCCACTCATAACGACTatgttttcttttcttgtgCAACCGCCCAGATCCATGCCATGCGAGCGAAGAGACCCGTCGACTGCGCCATCCGCCAAGCAGCCAAGCGGAGTCTGGAACGTTGCTGTGCCGCATTGGAGGAGGCCCTTGGTCGGGGCAGTAGTCGTCGGTGCGAACGGACATCGCTTCTCCTGTCGCCATCAAATTCGGAAGATCCGTCCTTGTTCCCCGTTTCCACAAATGAGGCTGACTTTGGATTTTGGAACAATCTAATATCACGTCCCCCGCAATTCACTGCTACTAGCTGATATTTTGCTTTCATTACTCAATGTGTAGATGCATCCAATTTGAACGAGAGGTTCTCAATACCGATGGATGAGAAATTAAATTAGAAGGGAAATATGTGCTTTCTTTACTTGTCCTCACGACCCGACTTCCCCCTTTGCATGTCCCACAGCCCGTTCCCGATTCCTCCATTCCAATCCAGTACTTACACCTGTGATTTAAATCTTCGCAGCAATCCCCCATCCAGAAAGACGTACGCGTAAGGCAGCAAGGCCGATGGTACCCAGAATCAAGCTCACGCCGGAAAATACACACGTATAGGTGTAGCTGCCTCCAGAGTCGGCGGCAATCGCGCCCCCAATAGGCGGACTGGTCAAGGTTCCCACGGCAGCGAAGGCCAAGACAGTACCCATTCGAAATCCCAACTCGTTCATTGGGGAGATGGAGACAATCAAGATGGGTCCGAGGCCGATGATCGCACCCGAAGTGATACCAAACAAGGTTGCAAAGGTGATGAGCGCGCCATTGCCTCGGGCAGGAATCcacaatgccaacaccaggATAGCTGACAGCGTAGTCATAACGAGCATTACATTAAAGCGACCGATCCTGTCTGCGACATAGTTGGGCACGGTACGACCAAAGAAACTGGCGCCATTGAGAATTGGAACTAACGACCACGCCAGGTGCGAGGACATGCCGTAGTGGATGGCTTCGACGACGATATAATCAAATGGAATGAACAGTCCCCCTGGAAAGAATGAATCGTTAGTAGTGCAATGTCTCTTGTCTCGGTATGGATGTGCTGTACTCACAGTACATGAAAAAACTAGCCGTGCACAGGATGCCGAAGTTGAGCTCCCGCAACGGTCCGAGATAGCGTACCACAGAGAATGGACGTGGTGCGTGTGAAAAATTGGACGAGATCGTGAGATTGGCGATCACCAGCAGACCCAGGATCATAAAGGCGCAGATCCGCATCGTCCAGCCAAAGCCCACCTGTGGCAGCAGATGCTGCACCATGAGCGGAAAAATGACGCCGCCCAATGACGATCCTGCCACTGTCAAGCCCCCAACAATTCCCCGCTTCTGGCGAAACCAGGTTTGGGGCTGGAGTTTCCTGGTTAGGAGGCTGTTCTTCTCTCATCGGGGATTGGTTTGGTTTGAAACTTACTGCACTCATGGCCGGGGTGAAGATCAACGAACAACCAATCCCAGATACCACAGACTGGCTCAGCATGAACTGATAATACTTATGGGAGAGACTGGCCATCATCAACCCAAAGACATGCAAGACTGATCCAATTGCAATAGGCACGCGAGGGCCGTAGCCGTCGAACAGGGTGCCCGCCACGGGGGAAGTGAAAAGCATGAAGAAAACTGGGACTGTTAGCTCATCTTAAGTAGCACACGATCACATTATACAGTACATACATTCCATGGACGTGATCCAGGATACATCCGAGCTCGAGTAGTTCTTCAACTGGTTCGTTTCGTACTCAGCCTGGAAGAGTGCAATGCAGTTGACCCAGCCGAATGAGACAAAAAGAGCAACCGATGCGCCCAAGACTGTCAGCCATGCCTGGAGGCCGCCTTCTGGAACACTTGGTGGTGCGGCTTTGGGGGCCTCTGCTGGAGGCTGCTGGAGGCCCTTCTCCAGACTAGTATCTTCCATGGTGAAGGAGTAGCGCGTTGGTAGGTGGGTGGGATCGAGATTAATTATTAAGTGGCTGCTTATGTGAACTGGCACCTGCAGCAACGGAATTCCCAACTCCTTTTAAAGAGAGCTTGTTCTGGTGACCCTAGATTATTCTCGGCCATTTCACCGGAGTTTAGGGTTTCAAGCATTCATGGTTTCCGGAGTTTGGAGGCTCCGGAGTTAATGTGACCGGTTTGATGATAAAGTTCGGCCCGAGCCAGACGGTGTTTTGGCATGTTTGCCCCTCGTCACTCGGGCTTCATCTGACCTCACCTAACTTACTGTGTCCCCTTTGCTCTTCCCATCGCCTATAGCCAGTAGATGGTTATGGCGCAGGATCAGGATAATCCCTTGCAGACCGCCTCTCCACCGCGCAAACGTCGCCGGCCACCCAAGTCCTGTGATCCGTGTCGTCGTCGCAAAGTCCGTTGTGACCGGGAATTCCCTTGTGGCCAATGTGAGCGTGCCAGAACTTCGCTACAGTGTTTTTACCGCCCTGCGGTCGCTGTCAGCAGCCCCTCCGGTGGTGAATTATCCCAATTCACGGCTCCTTGCGTGCTGGAGGAACTTACGCCTCCTTCCCAAGCCATTGACCCGCAGACACATGGCCGTCCGCCTGCACCCACGTCGCAATCACAGCCTCAGGACCATGATCAGTATCAGAACAAGATTGTCCAAGATTTGCAGCGCCGTCTTCGGCGGTTGGAAGAACGGCTTCCTGTCCCTCCGGTATCTCGAGCCACGACCGGTCCCAATCCCAGCGTCACTCAGACCCAGGCTCTGCGACATCTTCATGACCGTGTCCTCGGGGCCGAAGAACAGCTGTCTGATGCATCCCGTCCCAGCCCTTCTGTCAACGGATGGGCCATTCCGGCCACTCTGCCTCGTCTGCGTGTCACCCCTGACAAGACGAAGCTATTTGGCCCTAGTCACTGGTTACATACCGCCGAGAAAGTAAGATGCATCGAACTTGATTCCCCCACAAAAGCCTTGTCGCTGACTAATTTTAAATCCGCAGTTTCAAGTCCTTGGCAAATTTGACGCCAAAGAAGTAGAGCCGTCGCTGCAGGATGTGGATGCCAGATCGGAGTTCGCCAGCATCTTTAAGGACTGTCGGCATCTCCGACAGGCCATCAAGGCCCAAGAGTCGGTTCGCCTCAACCATCCGGTTCCAGACTTGCTGAGCACGCTCCCAAGCCGAGCAGTGTGCGATGTTCTGGTTGATGCCTATCTCCGCACATTCGAGCTGATCTACAGGATTGTTCACATCCCATCCTTCTGGGAAGAGTATCGTCTGTTGTGGGCCCAGCCGCAGTCGACGTCAACCCACTTCCTAATGAAATTGGTCTTGATCCTCGCCCTGGGTACCACCTTCTACCCCGATCGAAGCAATAGGGTGCACCTCCGCCGTCTCGCACAAACATGGATCTATGCCACACAATGGTGGCTAGTCGGACCATCGGAAAAGTCGACCATTAATCTAGATGGTCTGCAAGTCGGGTGTCTCTTATTGCTGGCCCGCCAGACGAATAGCCTTCCGGGCACGAGCTGGGTCTCTGCGGGGTCCGTGCTGCGTATGGCCATGGCGATAGGACTGCACCGCACTCCCGACCTCTTTCCCGCGCTGTCCGTGTACCAGTCCGAAATGCGAGACCGACTCTGGGCGACAGTACTAGAACTGACTTTAATGTCGTCGCTGGATGCCGCCATGCCCTTACCGTTCGCCCTACAGGACATTGACCGCACTGCGCCGTCGAATCTGGACGACGAGCAGTTCGACGCCGAGACCGAGACGCTTCCCACTCCGCAGTCGAGTCAGCACTTTAGCGACTCGGCTGTTCAGATTCTGTTGCTCAAGTCTCTTCCCGTGCGAGTGGAAGCAGTCCGGCTTGTGAATAACCAGCACCGCCAGGAACTGTCATACGAAACCGCGTTGAGGCTGGGAAATGAACTGCGCTCGGCGTGCCGCGATGTTGCCGCTTTGTTCCAGACCCGTCAGAATCAGCCGAGAAATGCGGACCGCACTCTGACCATGACCAACTTTCATCTCCGGTTTCTCGACACGTATCTACGTCGATATATCTTGTTCCTGCATCGCCCGTTCATGATCCAGGCTCGCAAAGATCCACGATTCTACCTATCCCGGAAGGTGTGTCTGGAGTCCTGTATCGTGGTTGCATCTTATGCCGATCAACTCAATCTACCGTCGGACACCTTGGATGACCTCTCTCACCTGACCATTGTAGGCAGAAGTTCCTTTAAAGGAGCCTTGAGTTTCGATGTGATAACCTCCCTGGGGCTGGAAATCGTCACGCAACTCGAGGAGGAGGCTTCTACGCGGGCCTTGGGATCTTCTCCCCCGTTTGTGACCGATTCACTGGATGAAATGGCCAAGGCTCATCGAGCACCCTTGATCCGTAGCCTAGAACACATCCAGGAACAGCTACTGCAGATCATCGCTCTTGGAAATCCCAGTCTGAAGCGATACAACTTCCTGTCCGCCATTTTGAGTCAGATCCGTGCAATGGAGTCGGGCCAGCCGATCCAACCCGCCATTTACGAGAGCATTAAAGAAAGCCTCAAGAAATGTTATATCTTGCTGCAGGCCTCTCACGCAGCCAGTTCGCCGCAGGCATCGGTAGAGTCGCTGACTATGGGGACAGACAGTCCTCTGGGGTTTGATTTGGATGCTTCAGTAagtaaattttttttttttcccctctgGTCTTCCTCGTTGTCCACCTCCCTCCTCATTTTATGTGACTGCCATCGGACTTACAGTTTAGGACCCTGCCTTGGGATTGGAAATTCCCAGCTTACTGTTTTTCCCGGGCATTATGGATACGTCGAGCATCGAGTGGCAAGGCATAGACGTAAACAAACAATGCTAAAAACCCAGCCATCAAACAATGCAATTCACCACCGAGCTGGCTGCCCATGAGATCCGTTACTTTTAAATGCATCTATCCGAACCAGGACCCTATTTACATGATTCAGCTAGCTGATTTTTCTCTCTGGGTATAGTCGCTCTTCGATCCCCTGCCATCCTACATACCTAAAATTTTCATTGAACTTTGGAGGAGCGGACTACAGGTTCTTTTTTGCCGTAAAATTAGCCAATATCGATAGATTTTAAAGGTGAAAGGTGCGGCGGTATATCCATGGTAGCCTTACAATTCCCTTGGATTTTGAAGAACCTCGCGGTTAAAATAACTTCCGTGGACATTGAATGATCAAagttgtaaaaaaaaaaattccgaTTTCCATGCCAGTACCAATTGATAAAGCGAATCAAACGACAGTAAGGGAGAACGTATGGCATCATAATTGAGAGACTGATTCATACTAAAGGAGAGttctctatgttgtacgggaGGCGACTTCCTCTAGTTTCACCCCTTAGTTGTAAGTGTAATCATGACGGCTATATCTTTTGATTCCGAAGCATTTGTTTCGACGGAGATGAATCCTATCTGATTTCTCTAGCAACTCATAAAAGTGCCGAGCAGCAGACCTAGCTAATCTAGCCAGTTCACACCCAAATATTCTAGAACAGTGGCTCATCTACAAAAGCAATGGGGTCATGTCGCACTCCGACCCCATCAAAGCTTACGTACATGTCAGATTATCAGAGCGTGCGCGATAACGATGCACAACGCAGCGCTTCTTGCAGAGAACACCAATCTACATACAGCGAATGAGAAGAAACGCTAGAACAAAACACGCAGTTAAAAGATTCAGATAATTCATGGAGAGGGCCTACAGCTAGCTCGGCAGCTCAACCAGCCAGAACAACGTGACCTGGTAGTATCGTTAAAATTAGGCAGACCAGCCGGCTACTAGAGCTCTGTCAAAGGTATAGTGGATGCCGTAAAATTGGCCACCAGATCAATTCGTATACCAGTCGCTATTTCTAGCCGAATTAATAGGTGTAGGTTGAGATATCATGATTTAAAATCTTGTCATGGGGCATGTTCGGGGTGACCGGAAATCACGTTGACGATCTGACCATAAAACAAGAAACGATCTCGGCCTCGGCGCGTGCGAGTGGGGGAAGTTCGGTTTACGGTGCTCGGTGTTCGGTGTCCAGTCTTATCCCCGGTGCTACAAAACACGCCCAGGTGACCAGCATTCTGCTTATATCAGTTAAAAACGATCATCCTCAATCACATATCTCAGTCCTCTATTTCCATCTACTATAGACAAAAATGGCCTCTTATGCAATGCGCGGTTTTCGTTCCCGGCGGACCTTCTTCCGGAGTTTCGTCCCTCCGCATGCCAACGGCGTTCGCGGTGGAATGGGTGGCCTACTCAAAGTCGCTTTCCTGGGCACCTGCACCTACTTCATCGTGAAAAAACTCTCCCTGTATGCTAGGTACCCGATTTGCTGTCCTATCATTCCGATTGATACGTGAACCGCAGAGAAATAATTGAGCTAACAGCTTCTCTAGCGCAAACCAGTCTCCTCGTGCCGGCTCCAACGGTGGCTCTCAGCCTGTCCAGCCAGTTTCATAGCAAGTTGCACATGACTGGCTTGGTATTCGGCATCAGTACCTTGTGCAGTCAGCCCTGAACTCTTCCAGCGCATTCCTGGTAGAGGGGGCTAATGCGTTGAGAAGAAGACGTTTCATTGAGTGGTGACATGGGGGAACGATTCACATTGCAAGAATTACAGCTCATTAAAGGTGGAATTTGGAATCCTTGTTGTGAGGCCTTCTGGCATTATGTTAAGGCCATGGACAGAGCCACTCGTTAAAAATCCTCAAAATGTTTCTCTGAACAGTTATCCCTTGATTTCTCTGTATTTTACCTCGTCCTCAGTTTGTTAGGAATCTTAAATTCATTAGTCACTAAGCAGAAAGGAACGTTCAAATACAAGCAAATACAACCATCAAAGAATCTCTCACGGCCTGTTGGATCTGTGCCGCATGGACATCATGAGCGTTTCCTTATCACGACGCGCCAgacgccaaaaaaaaacccccccagAGGACATGCCTCGACATATCTGTACCAAACCCAATGACAGACTTCTTCCTCACATTATTCTGATGCGTCTCCCAGATAGGGAAATGTGACCATTTCTCCCCGCTCTACAATGCCTTCCAGGTACGTCGTAATCAACGGATCAATGCCCGCCTGCAACGCCTTCACGATCCACTCTCCAATGGCCAACTCTGCAAATTCGTGCCCATGCACCTGCTCCATATGTGCTCGATACTCCTGCACTGGCACTTTGACCTTTCCAGAATGATGTCGGAAGCGAACTGGACCCGCAGTCGGGGGCTGTTTCGCAAAGGAAACGACCACCTCGGCGATCTCTCGCGCCGCATCCTCTACGGGCTGGAAGTCAAGATATCCCTCAACACGATCAAACCGTGGCACAGTCCGCATCAGAGTCGAGTATTTCAGAATAGCGTTGAGAGCGTCGGAGTTGGGTGCTTCTGCACCGACCACCACACACGGCCGGTGCACTTGGATCGAAAGAGGAACGCACGCAGCCAGATTCTCCAAGAAGCACTCGCTCGCCCATTTAGACGCCGTGAACCCCTCCATGCCGTCAGTTCGGGGTGGAAAAGAGGCCATAGACACCGGGTGTGGTGCAGTATTGCCGGATAGAAGACCGACGCGGTTGGAGGACAGATATAATAGAGGGATGGACCAGCGCACGGCGAACGAGGCAAGCAACTGCGTAGAGTAAACATTCGGAGCCCGCAGCGAAGAGTAATGGTTGAGACAGTGGCCACTAGCCCCCGCATGGACGATGACATCTATCGTTGAATGCAGTTGCTCACAATCTGCTGGGCTCAGACCCAAGGTTGGTGACGACAAGCTGCCGGTGTAAGCAAAAATCTTGTCAGAATGGAGCAGCTTCTGTTCTTCATCCGGCAGTACTGCCACACAATGAATCTGCTGGATGCTTTCGTCGGAGACTAATGTCTTCAACAAGGTCATGCCAAGGAAGCTCGTCGATCCAGTGAGAAGGACATTGATCCTGTCGCGCACAATGTGTTGCGACCACTTCCTTTGACCCTCGCGGGCTGCGGCCAATATGGTGTCTGGCACAGCCGTCTCGCGAACCCAGTCAATCTGTTCTTCAGCTGGCGCGTCTCGCCAGCTGTCGATACAGGCGGCCATCTGTCGCAGGCTACAAGCTTGGTACAGTTCATGCGTCGAGATGGAAACTCCCAAGGCCTCCTTGATAGCACCCTGTAATTTCATCAAGCGGAGTGAGTTCCCTCCTTCAAGGAAGAAGTCTGATCTGGGGGATAGGCGCCGGGTATTATTTAGGTCGGGCAGAACTTTCTCCCACAATAGTCGTAGTTCGCCTTCACGAAGAGTCATTTTTTCCTCCGACGGGGCACTTATCTCTCGCTGGGGGAGGGGAAGTTCCTGCAGGGCCTTTCGATCGACCTTGCCGTTTACATTAGTCGGCAGATCATCCAAAACAATCAATCTGGCGGGACACATGTACTGGGGAAGGTGAAGACGGGCGATGAGATGTTGGAGCTCTACATCCGTGGCAGTTTGGCAAGGAGCAAAGATGGCATGTGCAACCAACACATCCCCCCGTGCGGTCACCACGACGTTAGAGAGTAGGCCCCGTGCAATTTCCAGAATGGCGCCTTCAATCTCTTCAAGCTCAATGCGGACCCCATGAAGTTTGATCTGTGTGTCGCCATCGAGTCGTCCCAGGAATATTAATGTACCATCCGACAGCAAACGTCCCTTATCCCCTGTACGATACATTGTCTGGGTCCGGTCCTCCGGGGCTGCTGCAATGTCGCGAACAAATTTCAGTGCTGTCTGATCGGGTAGATCAAGATACCCCAGGGAGACACCGGCACCACCAATGCAAATCTCTCCTTGCATTCCTACGGGAAGAGGTTGACCTTCGCGATCGAGGATACAAACCGAGTAGTTGGACAGGGCCTTGCCCACTGCATGCGGAGACTCCGCTGTCTCGTTGGGCCGGAGCGAAATGCGTTGAAAAGTGGCTGCCGCGGTGATTTCGGTCGGGCCATAGCAATTCGTTAGCGTTAGAGAGGGTAGGTCCAGGCGCCGGAACTCGCCTTTCAGTTGATCGGAGACGGGCTCCCCGCCCATGCAGGCATGTCGCCAGGAAAAGTGCTTCTCCAGTGACCCGGTCCCATAACGCAGCCACATGAGATACTCGGATGGCGTGGCGATGGTCAGGCCGATGCACTCGCGGAGCATGATTTGTGTAATCTCGACTGGATCTCGTCGTGCCTCAATCGGGGCAATCACCAGCGTTCCGCCATTGGCTAGCGCACAGAAAGTCTGGATGAG
The nucleotide sequence above comes from Penicillium digitatum chromosome 1, complete sequence. Encoded proteins:
- a CDS encoding C6 zinc finger domain protein is translated as MVADLPPGPSIASTFIWRTPLSSNLSESLPGSERQFAEAVVLDVGRWQKELDRFERLQFLRHAPHDLGPEFQDLRPLLERSRELERERAALVRSTGTTSCVDCRCLVPDRGTCDRLVEHYMITFESVVRIFHVPSFLQDHRNYWQDPQSVSDSVVWKLLLVMAVGVFVSPGSIELQSQAAAWIVGGQRWLARRSLERVQFDLDTLQISCLLFVNSQTSRVGIEPAGLFKETLICMAMKLGLHQEPSTHFPTMCASEAEIRRRLWATVLEIAIQSSFDSGLPPLISSEGYDCTAPSNLDDADLLGNGSLVPQPLTVFTQSTVSMLLANTQRIRLRILHLVNAPGTTITYQDALQLTRELHDISNANLACMQSLTATSTGPTYFHIKILDICTRRFLLALHAPFAGQAKADPCYYYSRKVRMEAAALLLSHPLPQIDGGEPTLVADDHYTQLLLWGDEIFTNALRHAASTLCLDLIDSVMENAFPVTDRDCHDQLYQAVQDAIAVFERRAHRNPSTHNDYVFFSCATAQIHAMRAKRPVDCAIRQAAKRSLERCCAALEEALGRGSSRRCERTSLLLSPSNSEDPSLFPVSTNEADFGFWNNLISRPPQFTATS
- a CDS encoding Major facilitator superfamily domain, general substrate transporter, which produces MEDTSLEKGLQQPPAEAPKAAPPSVPEGGLQAWLTVLGASVALFVSFGWVNCIALFQAEYETNQLKNYSSSDVSWITSMEFFFMLFTSPVAGTLFDGYGPRVPIAIGSVLHVFGLMMASLSHKYYQFMLSQSVVSGIGCSLIFTPAMSAPQTWFRQKRGIVGGLTVAGSSLGGVIFPLMVQHLLPQVGFGWTMRICAFMILGLLVIANLTISSNFSHAPRPFSVVRYLGPLRELNFGILCTASFFMYWGLFIPFDYIVVEAIHYGMSSHLAWSLVPILNGASFFGRTVPNYVADRIGRFNVMLVMTTLSAILVLALWIPARGNGALITFATLFGITSGAIIGLGPILIVSISPMNELGFRMGTVLAFAAVGTLTSPPIGGAIAADSGGSYTYTCVFSGVSLILGTIGLAALRVRLSGWGIAAKI
- a CDS encoding C6 transcription factor, putative, coding for MAQDQDNPLQTASPPRKRRRPPKSCDPCRRRKVRCDREFPCGQCERARTSLQCFYRPAVAVSSPSGGELSQFTAPCVLEELTPPSQAIDPQTHGRPPAPTSQSQPQDHDQYQNKIVQDLQRRLRRLEERLPVPPVSRATTGPNPSVTQTQALRHLHDRVLGAEEQLSDASRPSPSVNGWAIPATLPRLRVTPDKTKLFGPSHWLHTAEKFQVLGKFDAKEVEPSLQDVDARSEFASIFKDCRHLRQAIKAQESVRLNHPVPDLLSTLPSRAVCDVLVDAYLRTFELIYRIVHIPSFWEEYRLLWAQPQSTSTHFLMKLVLILALGTTFYPDRSNRVHLRRLAQTWIYATQWWLVGPSEKSTINLDGLQVGCLLLLARQTNSLPGTSWVSAGSVLRMAMAIGLHRTPDLFPALSVYQSEMRDRLWATVLELTLMSSLDAAMPLPFALQDIDRTAPSNLDDEQFDAETETLPTPQSSQHFSDSAVQILLLKSLPVRVEAVRLVNNQHRQELSYETALRLGNELRSACRDVAALFQTRQNQPRNADRTLTMTNFHLRFLDTYLRRYILFLHRPFMIQARKDPRFYLSRKVCLESCIVVASYADQLNLPSDTLDDLSHLTIVGRSSFKGALSFDVITSLGLEIVTQLEEEASTRALGSSPPFVTDSLDEMAKAHRAPLIRSLEHIQEQLLQIIALGNPSLKRYNFLSAILSQIRAMESGQPIQPAIYESIKESLKKCYILLQASHAASSPQASVESLTMGTDSPLGFDLDASDPALGLEIPSLLFFPGIMDTSSIEWQGIDVNKQC